From a single Raphanus sativus cultivar WK10039 chromosome 3, ASM80110v3, whole genome shotgun sequence genomic region:
- the LOC108845887 gene encoding indole glucosinolate O-methyltransferase 1, which produces MPNHLQDPLLTYSKPVLTKEEQEDDKMVSLQAESIVNIVAFPMVLKAALELGVIDTIAAAGNDVWLSPYEIARSLPTKPTNPEAPVLLDRMLRLLVSHSVLKCRMVEGTENGRAGKMEMIYATEPVCKYFLKFSDGSGSLVPMFMLLHTEVFFKTWTNLKDVILEGRDAFSSAHGMRLFEYINSDGKFAKVFDRAMSEPSTMILKKLLEAYKGFEDVNTLVDVGGGSGTTLGLVTSKYPHIKGVNFDLPQVLANAPLYPGVEHVSGDMFIEVPKGDAVFMKWILHDWTDELCIKLLKNCWKSLPENGKVIIVDLITPSEPKSGDFSSNFIFGMDMLMLTQCSGGKERSFSQLENLAFGSGFLRCEVVCYVHSYSVIEFQK; this is translated from the exons ATGCCAAACCATCTTCAAGACCCCTTACTCACTTACTCTAAGCCGGTTTTAACCAAAGAAGAGCAAGAAGACGACAAAATGGTGAGTTTGCAAGCGGAGAGTATCGTCAATATAGTGGCTTTCCCCATGGTTCTCAAAGCCGCCTTGGAGCTTGGTGTCATCGACACGATCGCTGCAGCAGGCAACGACGTGTGGCTCTCACCGTATGAGATAGCCCGTAGTCTCCCAACCAAACCCACCAACCCGGAGGCCCCAGTGTTGCTTGACAGGATGCTGCGGTTACTCGTCAGCCACTCTGTTTTGAAGTGCCGTATGGTAGAAGGTACAGAAAACGGTCGAGCCGGAAAGATGGAGATGATATATGCAACCGAGCCGGTTTGCAAGTATTTCTTGAAATTTAGTGACGGTTCTGGTTCTCTTGTTCCTATGTTTATGTTGCTCCACACCGAAGTGTTTTTCAAGACTTG GACAAATCTTAAAGATGTGATACTAGAAGGAAGAGATGCATTCAGCTCTGCCCATGGCATGAGACTTTTTGAATACATTAACTCAGATGGAAAATTTGCTAAAGTGTTTGATCGTGCCATGTCAGAACCTTCCACCATGATTTTGAAGAAGCTTCTAGAAGCTTACAAAGGATTTGAAGATGTTAACACTTTGGTGGATGTTGGTGGAGGAAGTGGCACTACATTAGGTCTAGTCACTTCCAAGTATCCTCATATCAAGGGTGTTAATTTTGACTTACCTCAGGTTTTAGCCAATGCTCCTTTATATCCAG GAGTGGAGCATGTCTCTGGAGATATGTTTATAGAAGTTCCCAAAGGAGATGCGGTCTTTATGAAA TGGATACTACATGATTGGACGGATGAACTCTGTATAAAGCTTCTAAAGAATTGTTGGAAGAGTCTACCGGAAAATGGAAAAGTGATCATTGTAGATTTGATAACACCATCAGAACCAAAGAGTGGTGACTTTTCCTCTAACTTCATTTTTGGTATGGACATGTTGATGCTAACACAATGCTCAGGTGGTAAAGAGAGATCGTTTTCGCAGTTGGAGAATTTAGCATTTGGTTCAGGTTTTCTTCGGTGTGAAGTTGTTTGTTATGTCCATTCATATTCTGTTATCGAATTCCAGAAATAG